From one Musa acuminata AAA Group cultivar baxijiao chromosome BXJ2-6, Cavendish_Baxijiao_AAA, whole genome shotgun sequence genomic stretch:
- the LOC135615825 gene encoding pleckstrin homology domain-containing protein 1-like, which translates to MAASLWRSVFGGSTSAAEDEGGVAFWSNPERAGWLTKQGEYIKTWRRRWFVLKQGKLFWFKDSHVTRASAPRGVIPVASCLTVKGAEDVLNRPFAFEISTRAETMYFIADTEKEKEEWINSIGRSIVQHSRSLADAEVVDYESTKRTAKAPDGDQI; encoded by the coding sequence ATGGCGGCGAGCCTGTGGCGGTCGGTGTTCGGGGGGTCGACCTCCGCGGCGGAGGATGAGGGAGGCGTAGCGTTCTGGTCGAACCCGGAGCGGGCGGGGTGGCTGACAAAGCAGGGGGAGTACATCAAGACGTGGCGCCGCCGGTGGTTCGTGCTGAAGCAGGGGAAGCTCTTCTGGTTCAAGGACTCCCACGTCACCCGCGCCTCCGCCCCTCGCGGCGTCATCCCCGTCGCCTCCTGCCTCACCGTCAAGGGCGCCGAGGACGTCCTCAACCGACCCTTCGCCTTCGAGATCTCCACCCGGGCCGAGACCATGTACTTCATCGCCGACACTGAGAAGGAGAAAGAGGAGTGGATCAACTCCATCGGCCGCTCCATCGTCCAGCACTCCCGGTCCCTGGCCGACGCCGAGGTCGTCGACTACGAATCCACCAAGAGGACCGCCAAGGCTCCCGACGGCGATCAAATCTGA
- the LOC135615824 gene encoding uncharacterized protein LOC135615824 isoform X1, whose amino-acid sequence MNRSLRAAVAPSPGRTMTKQADEELALFLEMRKLEKEQNNLLLHSTAELDPPLGSKPGTAPIFKIASSAPAREAGIGDFLNSDSEKNDYDWLLTPPGTPLFPSLDTESKKAPVSSTGTPKNRSTLQKSRLANAPDPSRNAASRQPTSSSGFNSSTVGTRRPSSSGGPTHSASRPVTPNGRPTLTATSKPTRASTPTSRAALPSKSCTPPRSSTPVRYSTQPSRSSVPAASKTASRSATPTRRPSAISAVPSSSAPSSRSSSVARSGSTVSKGSTPCGSSSAIKPRSLKPSCTPGSSHDAPSNSHTSLPERPSASRGRPGAPNIRSSSVEPGPNVRPRRQSCSPSRGRVPNGNVHKGSSVPPSSRPQANASDTMNPVLIGNKMVERIVNMRRLVPPKQDDQRSSHNNLCGKSSLTPDSTGFGRTLSKKSLDMALRHMIYLQTQDIRRSVPNSSRPSMTNIPALSVYVRSGPTRSRTVGVSDSPLATSSTASSEHSVNNNTICLDGNEIEDDLTSEKGGRCSPAVFIAR is encoded by the exons ATGAATCGGAGCCTTAGGGCAGCGGTGGCGCCGTCTCCCGGGCGGACTATGACAAAACAGGCGGACGAGGAGCTCGCCCTATTTCTCGAGATGCGGAAGTTGGAGAAGGAGCAAAACAACCTTCTTCTTCACAGCACCGCTGAACTCGATCCCCCGTTGG GGTCTAAACCTGGGACTGCTCCTATATTCAAGATCGCCTCATCGGCGCCGGCACGCGAGGCCGGGATTGGTGACTTCCTAAATTCCGACAGTGAAAAAAATGACTATGACTG gCTTCTTACACCACCGGGTACTCCACTCTTTCCATCTCTGGATACTGAATCAAAAAAAGCCCCTGTAAGTAGCACCGGGACTCCAAAAAATCGTTCTACATTGCAAAAATCTAGG TTAGCAAATGCTCCAGATCCTTCAAGGAATGCAGCATCAAGGCAACCAACATCATCATCTGGTTTTAATTCATCTACTGTGGGAACTCGCAGACCGTCATCATCTGGTGGTCCTACTCATAGTGCATCTAGACCTGTAACTCCAAATGGACGCCCTACATTAACTGCAACTTCAAAACCTACCAGAGCTTCCACTCCCACTTCACGAGCTGCTTTACCTTCAAAGTCATGTACTCCACCACGATCATCAACACCTGTTAGATATTCTACACAACCATCTAGGTCATCTGTACCTGCAGCGAGCAAGACTGCATCAAGGTCAGCTACTCCTACAAGGCGACCTTCTGCCATATCTGCTGTTCCTTCCAGCTCTGCTCCATCAAGTCGATCATCTTCTGTCGCAAGGTCAGGTTCAACAGTATCTAAAGGTTCAACACCATGTGGAAGCTCTTCAGCCATAAAACCTAGATCACTGAAACCCTCATGTACCCCTGGTTCTTCTCATGATGCACCCTCAAACTCACACACATCATTGCCTGAGAGGCCCTCGGCTTCTCGAGGTAGACCTGGAGCACCCAACATTCGATCATCTTCTGTTGAGCCTGGACCAAATGTCCGACCAAGGCGGCAGTCTTGTTCTCCATCCAGAGGGCGTGTTCCAAATGGTAATGTTCATAAAGGCAGTTCTGTTCCACCATCAAGCAGACCACAGGCAAATGCCAGTGACACCATGAACCCTGTTCTAATTGGAAATAAGATGGTTGAACGGATAGTGAACATGAGAAGACTTGTGCCTCCAAAGCAAGATGACCAACGATCAAGCCATAATAACCTCTGTGGCAAGTCTTCTCTCACACCAGATAGCACTGGCTTTGGGAGGACACTGTCAAAGAAATCGCTGGATATGGCATTGAGGCATATG ATATATTTGCAAACGCAGGATATAAGGCGGAGTGTTCCCAACAGTTCGAGACCATCCATGACAAATATTCCAGCTTTATCTGTGTATGTGAGGTCAGGACCCACAAGAAGCAGAACAGTTGGTGTCTCTGACTCTCCTCTTGCCACAAGCAGCACAGCGAGTTCTGAACATAGTGTCAATAACAACACGATCTGTCTTGATGGGAATGAAATCGAAGATGATCTTACTAGTGAGAAAGGAGGCAGGTGCTCTCCTGCTGTCTTCATTGCCAGATGA
- the LOC135615824 gene encoding uncharacterized protein LOC135615824 isoform X2 — protein MNRSLRAAVAPSPGRTMTKQADEELALFLEMRKLEKEQNNLLLHSTAELDPPLGSKPGTAPIFKIASSAPAREAGIGDFLNSDSEKNDYDWLLTPPGTPLFPSLDTESKKAPVSSTGTPKNRSTLQKSRLANAPDPSRNAASRQPTSSSGFNSSTVGTRRPSSSGGPTHSASRPVTPNGRPTLTATSKPTRASTPTSRAALPSKSCTPPRSSTPVRYSTQPSRSSVPAASKTASRSATPTRRPSAISAVPSSSAPSSRSSSVARSGSTVSKGSTPCGSSSAIKPRSLKPSCTPGSSHDAPSNSHTSLPERPSASRGRPGAPNIRSSSVEPGPNVRPRRQSCSPSRGRVPNGNVHKGSSVPPSSRPQANASDTMNPVLIGNKMVERIVNMRRLVPPKQDDQRSSHNNLCGKSSLTPDSTGFGRTLSKKSLDMALRHMDIRRSVPNSSRPSMTNIPALSVYVRSGPTRSRTVGVSDSPLATSSTASSEHSVNNNTICLDGNEIEDDLTSEKGGRCSPAVFIAR, from the exons ATGAATCGGAGCCTTAGGGCAGCGGTGGCGCCGTCTCCCGGGCGGACTATGACAAAACAGGCGGACGAGGAGCTCGCCCTATTTCTCGAGATGCGGAAGTTGGAGAAGGAGCAAAACAACCTTCTTCTTCACAGCACCGCTGAACTCGATCCCCCGTTGG GGTCTAAACCTGGGACTGCTCCTATATTCAAGATCGCCTCATCGGCGCCGGCACGCGAGGCCGGGATTGGTGACTTCCTAAATTCCGACAGTGAAAAAAATGACTATGACTG gCTTCTTACACCACCGGGTACTCCACTCTTTCCATCTCTGGATACTGAATCAAAAAAAGCCCCTGTAAGTAGCACCGGGACTCCAAAAAATCGTTCTACATTGCAAAAATCTAGG TTAGCAAATGCTCCAGATCCTTCAAGGAATGCAGCATCAAGGCAACCAACATCATCATCTGGTTTTAATTCATCTACTGTGGGAACTCGCAGACCGTCATCATCTGGTGGTCCTACTCATAGTGCATCTAGACCTGTAACTCCAAATGGACGCCCTACATTAACTGCAACTTCAAAACCTACCAGAGCTTCCACTCCCACTTCACGAGCTGCTTTACCTTCAAAGTCATGTACTCCACCACGATCATCAACACCTGTTAGATATTCTACACAACCATCTAGGTCATCTGTACCTGCAGCGAGCAAGACTGCATCAAGGTCAGCTACTCCTACAAGGCGACCTTCTGCCATATCTGCTGTTCCTTCCAGCTCTGCTCCATCAAGTCGATCATCTTCTGTCGCAAGGTCAGGTTCAACAGTATCTAAAGGTTCAACACCATGTGGAAGCTCTTCAGCCATAAAACCTAGATCACTGAAACCCTCATGTACCCCTGGTTCTTCTCATGATGCACCCTCAAACTCACACACATCATTGCCTGAGAGGCCCTCGGCTTCTCGAGGTAGACCTGGAGCACCCAACATTCGATCATCTTCTGTTGAGCCTGGACCAAATGTCCGACCAAGGCGGCAGTCTTGTTCTCCATCCAGAGGGCGTGTTCCAAATGGTAATGTTCATAAAGGCAGTTCTGTTCCACCATCAAGCAGACCACAGGCAAATGCCAGTGACACCATGAACCCTGTTCTAATTGGAAATAAGATGGTTGAACGGATAGTGAACATGAGAAGACTTGTGCCTCCAAAGCAAGATGACCAACGATCAAGCCATAATAACCTCTGTGGCAAGTCTTCTCTCACACCAGATAGCACTGGCTTTGGGAGGACACTGTCAAAGAAATCGCTGGATATGGCATTGAGGCATATG GATATAAGGCGGAGTGTTCCCAACAGTTCGAGACCATCCATGACAAATATTCCAGCTTTATCTGTGTATGTGAGGTCAGGACCCACAAGAAGCAGAACAGTTGGTGTCTCTGACTCTCCTCTTGCCACAAGCAGCACAGCGAGTTCTGAACATAGTGTCAATAACAACACGATCTGTCTTGATGGGAATGAAATCGAAGATGATCTTACTAGTGAGAAAGGAGGCAGGTGCTCTCCTGCTGTCTTCATTGCCAGATGA